Genomic segment of Posidoniimonas corsicana:
CCATCACCATGACCGCCGTAGCCACGATGCTTGCGCCGATCATGACGCCGATGTGGATCCGCCTGCTGGCCGGCGACGCCGTCGGCGACAACGCCGGCAGCGGCAGCTTCCTAGGCATGATGTCGACCATCATCAAGATCGTCATCGTGCCAATCGGCGCCGCGCTGATCCACGACTACCTCCGCTCGGCCCGCGGCTCCGGCAAGGCGATTGTCTACACGGCCGCCGCGGCTGGCGGCGCCGGTGTGCTCTTCGCCTCGCTAGGCGGCTGGGCCTGGATTGCAGCGCAAACCAGCGAGGCCGGCGTCGTCTGGGCGCAGCTTGTGTTGTTCCTCCTGGGCGGCGTGACGTTCGGCGTCCTCTACCACCACGCGGCCGGGCTGTTTGGCTGGCTCGACAACGCCATGCCGGCCGTGTCGATGATCGGCATCTGCTATGTCACCGGCATGACTTCCGCCGCCGGGCGGGACAACCTGATGGTCGTCGGATTGTCGCTGTGCGTGGCGGCGGCGCTGCACAACCTGCTAGGCTACGTGCTGGGCTACTGGCTGAGCCGCGCCCTGGGGCTCGACCGCTCGTCGGCCCGCACCGTGGCGTTCGAGGTTGGATTGCAGAACGGCGGCGTCGCAACCGGGCTGGCCGCGTCGATGGGCAAGCTCGGCACGCTCGGCCTGCCGGCCGCGTTCTTTATCGCGTGGATGAACGTCTCCGGGTCGCTGCTGGCCAACTACTGGCGCCGCCGGCCCGTGCTGGATGAATCCCAACCAGAATCAATCGAACAAGCTGCGTAAAAGGCGGCCATCACTTACCACCAAGACACCAGGACACGAAGTCGACGATCGAGAACGGAACTTCTTGCTCTGTGCCCCCGTGCCTTTGTGGTTCATCCTCCCAACGCTCAACCAAACATGCGTTCAAAAACACTACTGGGACCACTCCTCCTTGCCTTGCTCGTCGCAAGCAACGTCTGTGCTCAGTCGTGGCCCGTGGCGCGCGGGGCGGGCGGCAGGCTCGACTACCAGCGCAACGAGCACGGCGACCGCGTCCCTGACTTCTCGAGCTGCGGTTACCAGGGCGGCGACCATCCACTGCCGAACGCCGAGGCGGCGCTATTGGTCCGCCCCAGCGGCGGCGACGACACCGCTCAATTGCAGGCCGCGATCGACCGCGTCGCCCACCTACCAGTCGAGGAAGCGGGCGCCCCGCGCGCGGTCTGTCTGGCGGCGGGCGAGTTCAGGGTGTCCGGGTCGCTCCGAGTGCGTGACTCGGGAGTCGTGCTCCGCGGCGCCGGCGCCGACGCGACGACGATCATCGCCACCGGAACGGGCCGCCGGCCGCTGATCCGCATCGAGCCGACCGACGCGCCC
This window contains:
- a CDS encoding bile acid:sodium symporter family protein; the encoded protein is MKPLLSQVERAALYLSPIALLAAVAGFAGGATAVGQWAAAAACFALAVGIGSVESLRTFRFTAWLAAAVALALVYPPAFQPFEPGSDAYKVMLLVLIQAVMFGMGTQISLSDFAGVARQPWPVAVGLVCQFSIMPLVGFALARVFRLPPEIGAGMVLIGACSSGLSSNVMAYLARANLALSITMTAVATMLAPIMTPMWIRLLAGDAVGDNAGSGSFLGMMSTIIKIVIVPIGAALIHDYLRSARGSGKAIVYTAAAAGGAGVLFASLGGWAWIAAQTSEAGVVWAQLVLFLLGGVTFGVLYHHAAGLFGWLDNAMPAVSMIGICYVTGMTSAAGRDNLMVVGLSLCVAAALHNLLGYVLGYWLSRALGLDRSSARTVAFEVGLQNGGVATGLAASMGKLGTLGLPAAFFIAWMNVSGSLLANYWRRRPVLDESQPESIEQAA